In a single window of the Mucilaginibacter defluvii genome:
- a CDS encoding TCR/Tet family MFS transporter codes for MEKFATQNHQRGLVFIFITLLVDVIGLAIVIPVFPKLIEKLIHGNVSEASSYAGWLLVAYSVMQFLFSPLIGNLSDKYGRRPVLLVSLLGFGVDYLFCAFAPTIGWLFLGRVIAGITGASFTTASAYIADVSPPEKRAQNFGMIGVAFGLGFIIGPVLGGILGKIDTHYPFYAAAGLALLNAIYGYFVLPESLSIENRREFDIKRANPMGSLLQLQKYPSVIGLALCLFIVYFAGHAVQSVWTYYTIEKFKWSEDLIGYSLGFIGLMIAIVQGGLIRITIPKLGQERSIWIGLLLYAIGMLLFGLANKSWMMFAFMVPYALGGIAGPALQGIMTSEVPANEQGELQGGLTSLMSLSSIFGPLFMTQIFSYFTSAKTPLHLPGAPYYVASALMLLSVWLAVRSFKKVHHHNDKPAEVFVSH; via the coding sequence ATGGAAAAATTTGCAACGCAAAATCATCAGCGTGGTTTAGTATTTATATTTATAACGTTATTGGTTGATGTTATTGGTTTGGCGATAGTTATACCGGTTTTTCCAAAGCTTATCGAGAAGCTGATACACGGCAACGTAAGCGAGGCTTCGAGCTATGCGGGGTGGTTGCTGGTGGCTTATTCTGTGATGCAGTTCCTGTTCTCTCCGTTAATTGGCAATTTAAGTGATAAGTATGGCCGGCGGCCGGTACTGCTTGTTTCGTTGTTAGGGTTTGGTGTTGATTATTTGTTTTGCGCCTTTGCGCCAACAATAGGCTGGTTATTTTTAGGTCGGGTGATCGCAGGTATTACAGGCGCCAGTTTTACCACGGCATCAGCCTACATAGCTGATGTTAGCCCGCCCGAAAAGCGTGCACAAAACTTTGGTATGATAGGCGTTGCCTTCGGCTTAGGCTTTATAATTGGCCCGGTATTAGGCGGTATATTGGGCAAAATTGACACGCATTACCCGTTTTACGCAGCAGCCGGTTTAGCGCTGCTTAATGCCATATATGGCTATTTTGTTTTACCCGAATCGCTCAGCATAGAAAATCGCCGCGAGTTTGATATTAAACGCGCTAACCCAATGGGTTCGTTGCTGCAATTGCAAAAATATCCGTCGGTTATTGGTTTAGCCTTATGCCTGTTTATTGTATACTTTGCAGGCCATGCTGTGCAAAGCGTGTGGACGTATTATACTATCGAAAAGTTTAAATGGAGTGAAGACCTGATTGGCTACTCATTAGGATTTATCGGTTTGATGATTGCCATCGTTCAGGGCGGATTGATCCGCATAACCATCCCTAAATTAGGGCAGGAGCGAAGCATATGGATTGGTTTATTGCTTTATGCCATCGGTATGCTGCTTTTCGGCCTCGCCAATAAAAGCTGGATGATGTTTGCCTTTATGGTGCCTTACGCCCTTGGCGGTATTGCCGGCCCGGCGTTACAAGGTATCATGACCAGCGAAGTGCCCGCCAACGAGCAGGGAGAATTGCAGGGCGGGCTTACCAGCTTAATGAGTTTAAGCTCCATCTTCGGTCCGCTTTTCATGACGCAGATATTCTCTTACTTTACCAGCGCTAAAACGCCTCTACATTTACCCGGCGCGCCGTATTATGTAGCATCGGCATTAATGCTGCTTAGCGTATGGCTGGCGGTTCGCAGTTTTAAAAAGGTACATCACCACAACGATAAGCCTGCCGAAGTTTTTGTTTCGCACTAA
- the recR gene encoding recombination mediator RecR, which yields MNFSSKLLEDAVAEFSKLPGVGQKTALRLVLHLLNQDKPEVEKFSRAISKLRNEIQFCQVCHNISDTNICEICASHKREKSLICIVEDTRDVMAIENTNQYNGVYHVLGGLISPMDGVGPSDLQVDSLIQRLETGEVKEIIFALSATMEGDTTIFYLNKRVKHFTITISTIARGIAFGGELEYVDEVTLGRSIATRVPYENSLTR from the coding sequence ATGAATTTTTCTTCAAAACTGCTGGAAGATGCCGTTGCAGAGTTTTCAAAATTACCGGGTGTGGGCCAAAAAACTGCTTTGCGGCTGGTTTTGCACCTGCTTAACCAGGATAAGCCAGAAGTAGAAAAATTCAGTCGAGCCATTAGCAAACTACGTAATGAGATACAGTTTTGCCAGGTATGCCACAACATATCTGATACAAATATATGTGAGATATGCGCTTCGCATAAACGAGAGAAAAGCCTGATCTGCATAGTAGAAGATACCCGCGATGTGATGGCCATTGAAAATACCAATCAATACAACGGCGTATACCACGTTTTGGGCGGCTTAATTTCACCGATGGACGGTGTAGGCCCGTCTGACCTGCAGGTTGACTCGCTGATACAACGATTGGAAACCGGCGAGGTTAAAGAGATTATTTTTGCGTTGAGCGCTACCATGGAAGGTGATACCACCATCTTCTATCTTAATAAACGTGTAAAACATTTTACGATTACCATCTCGACCATTGCCCGTGGCATAGCTTTTGGTGGTGAATTGGAGTATGTGGATGAAGTAACGCTTGGCCGGTCAATTGCCACGCGCGTTCCGTACGAAAATTCGCTAACCCGGTAG
- the trpD gene encoding anthranilate phosphoribosyltransferase, producing the protein MKKILNHLFEHKTFTREQSKEILTDIAQGKYNTSQMSAFMTAYCMRSITVSELEGFRDAMLELCLPVDIEHDTLIDLCGTGGDGKDTFNISTLASFVVAGAGYKVAKHGNYGVSSSCGSSNVMEYLGYQFTSDIDTLKRNVDEANICFLHAPLFHPAMKTVAPIRRELGVKTFFNMLGPLVNPARPKNQLVGVFNLELARVYAYLYQQSKAKYTIVNALDGYDEVSLTGDFKTFSADGEKINNIESLGFERLDAAEIAGGHTVAESAGIFSAVLNGECTSAQNDVVLCNAALAIRTIEPGKSFADCYYEAEEALTSKKALLSFKRLIEN; encoded by the coding sequence ATGAAAAAGATATTAAATCATTTATTTGAGCACAAAACTTTTACCCGCGAGCAGTCAAAGGAAATTCTGACCGACATTGCGCAGGGTAAGTACAATACATCGCAAATGTCCGCTTTCATGACGGCCTATTGCATGCGCAGCATCACCGTGAGCGAGTTAGAGGGTTTTCGCGATGCCATGCTGGAGCTTTGCCTGCCAGTTGATATTGAGCACGATACGCTGATTGACCTTTGCGGTACCGGCGGCGATGGTAAGGATACCTTTAATATATCTACCCTGGCCTCATTTGTAGTGGCGGGGGCGGGGTACAAGGTTGCCAAGCACGGTAACTACGGCGTGTCATCGAGCTGCGGTTCATCAAACGTGATGGAATATCTGGGCTACCAGTTCACCAGTGATATCGACACGTTAAAACGTAATGTTGACGAGGCTAATATCTGCTTTTTGCATGCCCCGCTGTTTCACCCGGCCATGAAAACCGTTGCACCAATACGCCGCGAACTGGGGGTAAAAACATTCTTCAATATGCTTGGTCCGCTTGTTAACCCGGCAAGGCCAAAAAACCAGTTGGTAGGTGTGTTTAACCTGGAGCTGGCAAGGGTGTATGCTTATTTGTACCAGCAATCAAAAGCAAAATACACTATTGTAAATGCTTTGGATGGTTATGATGAGGTATCGTTAACAGGCGATTTTAAGACATTCTCGGCTGATGGCGAAAAGATCAACAACATTGAAAGCCTCGGCTTTGAACGTTTGGATGCGGCCGAAATAGCAGGCGGCCACACCGTTGCCGAATCGGCAGGCATATTCAGCGCGGTATTAAACGGCGAATGTACATCAGCACAAAACGATGTGGTGCTATGTAATGCGGCACTGGCAATCCGCACCATCG
- a CDS encoding glycosyltransferase family 2 protein produces MKLSVIIVNHNLCMWLRQCISALQAARYGVDCEIVVVDNGSDDKSVEMLTEQFADIKIIANDSNIGIAKAYNQAIELTSGEYVFLVSPDTIVTKDTLTKAIDFMDTHTEAAGSSIRMVTPQGHFIRSSKYGLTKKWNLLIKWTGLSKYFAKSRITSHIKARPDEFETAEIDVLNRSAMILRRHALKEVGMFDERFTMFGYDVDLSFRLKIEGFRNFYFHKTYVINFNIKPVPKYTFSYLKYYYGAMLAFVTKYLLEAPKLSLDTTRKVVFTPQYEVKQ; encoded by the coding sequence ATGAAGTTATCCGTTATTATAGTAAACCACAACTTATGTATGTGGCTAAGGCAATGCATTAGCGCTTTACAAGCAGCACGATATGGCGTTGACTGTGAGATTGTTGTAGTTGACAACGGATCGGATGACAAATCTGTCGAAATGCTTACAGAACAATTTGCCGACATTAAGATTATCGCCAATGATAGCAATATAGGAATAGCGAAGGCATATAATCAAGCTATTGAACTGACGTCAGGAGAGTATGTTTTTTTGGTCAGTCCGGACACTATTGTAACAAAAGACACGCTTACAAAAGCGATTGATTTTATGGACACGCATACGGAAGCCGCCGGTTCAAGCATACGTATGGTTACGCCCCAGGGGCATTTTATCCGCTCATCAAAATACGGCCTTACCAAAAAATGGAACCTGCTTATTAAATGGACCGGACTATCAAAATACTTCGCGAAATCACGTATCACCTCGCATATTAAAGCCCGGCCTGATGAGTTTGAAACCGCGGAGATAGATGTACTTAACCGCTCGGCAATGATATTGCGCCGCCATGCACTTAAAGAGGTTGGTATGTTTGATGAACGCTTTACCATGTTCGGGTATGATGTTGATCTGTCTTTCCGTTTAAAAATTGAAGGTTTCCGTAATTTTTATTTCCATAAAACTTACGTTATTAATTTTAATATCAAGCCGGTGCCAAAGTATACCTTTAGTTATTTAAAATACTATTACGGCGCTATGCTGGCCTTTGTAACCAAGTATTTGTTAGAAGCGCCAAAGTTAAGTCTTGATACCACCCGAAAAGTAGTATTTACGCCGCAATACGAAGTGAAGCAATAA